CGCCGGGGAAGTAGGCGGCGTCGAAGCTGAACGCCTCCTTGAGGCTGAGGTCCGCGCGCCACGCGAGGTTGAGCGGCCCGAGGGTGTGCACGAACACGAAGCTGCTGAGCAGGCCGCAGGTGAAGACGAGCGTGAACTGCGTCGCGTTCTGGCGGTTGCGGTAGACCAGGTAGCCGCACAGTGCGGCGGCGAGCGGGAACGCCACCAGGTAGCCCGCGGTGACGCCGCTGTAGTGCGAGATGCCGGAGGCGCCGCCGGAGTAGATCGGCAGGACCAGGCCGGCGACCAGGTAGAGCACGACGCACAGGAACCCGCGCAGGGGCCCGAGGACCGCGCCGGCGAGCAGGACGCCGAAGGTCTGCAGCGAGTAGGGGACGCCGATCCCGGTCTTGATGTCGGGCAGGATGGCGCACACCGCGATGAGCGCGGCGAAGCCGGCGATCAGGGCGACGTCGGTGGTCGGGGTACGGCGGTTCATCGGGTCACTCTCGGGTCCGGGGGAGCGCGGCGGGGCAGTTGAACGGTGTTCAGGTTAGGCTGGCCGCGGGACTCCGGTCAACGGGGGTCCACCGACGCGGGCACGGGACGAGGGGAGTGCGGAGTGCGGTATCGGCGCAGGGACGTGGTCGAGCGTGCGATCGAGGTGCTCGACGAGCACGGTCTCGCCGCCCTGTCGATGCGCCGCCTCGCCGGCGACCTCGGCGTCCAGCCCGGCGCGCTCTACCACCACTTCGTCAACAAGGACGCGCTGCTCGCCGCCATCGCCGACGAGATCCTCCACCGGGGCCGCCGGCCGGCCGAGATCATGGCTTGGGACGCCGAGGCGCACCTGCTCTGCCTCGGCCTGCGCGACGCCATGCGCCGGCACCGCGACGGCGCCCAGCTGATCGCCGGGGTGCATCGCTCGGACGCCGAGGCGCTCGAGCGCCCGCTCCGCGCCGCCCTCGAGCGTGGCGGAGCCGACGCCGCCCTGGCCCGGGTCGGCGCGCGCACCCTGGTCCGGTTCGTGCTCTCCCACCAGGACGAATCGGACCCGGACTTCACCCTCGGGCTCGGTCTCATCCTGGACGGTCTCCGCGCGCGGCTGGTCTGAGCGTCGTACCGGACACAACGGTCGTGCCGCGGCCGTCTTCACGACGGTTCTGTCCGGTACGACACGCAGGACCCACCCGCAGACGCCTCTCGTTATCGTGGCGGTAACACCGAGGAGGCACTGTGGACGACATGGCACCGAAGACCCAGAAGCCGGTGACGGTCGTGCTGTTCGGCGCGACCGGCGACCTCGCGCGCCGCAAGCTGCTGCCGGGCATGCTGCACCTGTTCGAGACCGGGCTGCTCCCGCAGCTGCAGATCGTCGGCACCTCGCTCGACGAGCACACGACGGAGTCGTTCGTGCACTTCGTGCACGAGGCGGTGCTGGAGTTCTCCGGCGACGACGGCGACATGGCGGCCTGGCCGGAGTTCGCCAAGCTGTTGCACTGGGCGCCCGGCACGGAGGGCACCTCCGGGCTGCGCGCCGCCGTCGAGAAGGCCGAGTCCGCGTGGGACGGCGACCGGGTCCGGTTGCACTATCTCAGCGTCCCGCCCAAGGCGGCGCCGACCGTGGTCAAGACGATCGACGACGCGGGGCTCGCCGAGGGCGGCCGGATCATCATGGAGAAGCCGTTCGGCGTCGACCTCGCCTCGGCCCGCAAGCTCAACGCCGAGCTGCACCGGACCTTCGACGAGTCGCAGATCTACCGGATCGACCACTTCCTCGGGAAGGAGGCCGCGCAGAACATCCTCGCGTTCCGGTTCGCCAACGGCCTCTTCGAGCCGATATGGCACCGCAACAACATCGACCACGTCCAGATCGACGTGCCCGAGGAGCTCGGCCTCGAGCAGCGCGCCGACTTCTACGAGTCGACCGGCGCCTACCGCGACATGGTGGTCACCCACCTGTTCCAGGTGCTCGCGTTCACCGCGATGGAGCCGCCGACCTCGCTGGCGCCCGACGCGATCAACGACGAGAAGAACAAGGTCTTCCGCTCGATGATGCCGATCGACCCGGCCAACGTCGTCCGTGGCCAGTACGAGGGCTATCGCGACATCGCAGGCGTGGCGCCCGAGTCGGAGACCGAGACCTTCATCGCCCTCAAGTGCTTCATCGACAACTGGCGCTGGGCCGGCGTCCCCTTCTACCTGCGCACCGGCAAGCGGCTGGCCGAGGGCGCGCGGATCATCTCGATCGCGTTCAAGGAGCCTCCGCGCTCGATGTTCCCCCACAACTCCGGGGTCGGCGACCACGGTCCCGACCACCTCACCTTCGACCTGGCCGACAAGGCGAAGATGTCGCTCTCCTTCTACGGCAAGCGCCCCGGCCCCGGGATGAAGCTCGACAAGCTCTCCATGCAGTTCGCGATGACCGACACCACCTGGGCCGGATCGGTGCTGGAGGCCTACGAGCGGCTGATCTACGACGCCGCGCGCGGCGACCAGACCCTGTTCACCTCCGCCGAGGGCATCGAGCGGCTGTGGGAGGTCTCCCAGCCGCTGCTCGAGAACCCGCCCGTCGTGCGGCCCTACCGGCAGGGCAGCTGGGGCCCCAACCAGATCCACCAGCTCGTCGCGCCGTACGCCTGGCGGCTGCCGTTCGAGCGGCAGTGGCGCAAGCCCAACGCGCTGGGCGGCTGAGCGGCGACTCAGTCGATGACGCCGGCCTCGCGCGCCAGCCGGACGGCGTGCACCCGGTTGGTCGCGTGCAGCTTGCGCATGGCGTTCTTGAGATAGGACTTCACGGTGCTCTCGACCAGGCCGAGAGCGGCGGCGACCTCGCGGTTGCTCTGGCCGAGCGCCACCTGGGCGAGGACGTCGACCTCGCGGGCGGCGAGGCCGGTCGGCACCCCCGGGGTACGCCGTGCGGCCGGTGCCGTCGCGGGGGTGCGGCCGTGCTCGACCCGGTTGCGCACCTCCACGAGACGGGCCCGCAGCGCCTCGTCCTCGACGAGCGAGGCGAGGTCGGCGAGCTCGTCGGAGATGTCGCGCAGGTCGGCGCGGGTCAGCTGCACCTCGGCAGGCGCGTGGGGCGTCGGGAGCTGGCCGAGGCCGCGCAGCGCGCCCACCCGGCGGCGCACCTCGTCGTCGACGGCGATCTCGCGCTCGAGGCGCCGGACGAGGGGCAGGAAGGCGTCGTACCAGACGTCGCCGAGCACGACCTGGGCGCGATGGCCGACGTAGACGATCATCCGCGGCGAGCGGTCGACGACGATCGGCAGCGCCGTCACGGTCTCGAGCTGCTCGGCGCGCACCGGGCCGTCGTACTGGTGGGTGATGCCGCGGGCGTCGTAGTAGTTGGTCACCGACACCGGCCGGCCCATCAGCAGTGCCTTGCCGCCGAGGCCGTAGCCCGAGCGCACCCGCAGGCCCTGCAGGGCGCGGGTCTGGGCGCTGTGCAGGCCGGTGATGGCGAGAGCGGTGCCGTTGTCCACGACCGGGCCGCCGAAGGCCATGTCGCTGTGCCCGGTCGCGCGGAACGCCGTGAGCGTGCGCAACAGGCGACCGCCGTCGGTCGGCGCCTCCTGGGCGAGGTCGAGGGACATGCCCTCCACGGTAGGTGACTGCGGTCACAGGCGGCAACGACGGCACCCTCCTTGGGAGGTAGTACCTCCTTCGAGGGGTCCGGGACGCCTGTGGCCCGACTCACACTCCCGGCGATCGACCGAACCCCGAGGAGTGGATTCCATGTCCGAACGACCGACCCCGATGCGGCGCGTCGCCTTCGCGAGCTGCGCGGGCACGACCATCGAGTTCTACGACTTCTTCATCTACGGCACCGCCGCGGCGTTGGTGTTCCCGACGGTGTTCTTCCCGGCACTGGGCGACTCCACCGCGAGCGTGGCCTCGTTCGCCACCTTCGCGGTGGCGTTCATCGCCCGCCCGCTGGGCGCGATCGGGTTCGGCCATTTCGGTGACCGCCTCGGCCGCAAGAAGACCCTGATCAGCACCCTGCTGCTGATGGGCGCCGCGACCGTCGCCATCGGCCTGCTGCCCGGCGCCGCGACGATCGGCGTCGCCGCGCCGATCCTGCTGGTCACCCTGCGCTTCCTCCAGGGCCTGGCCGTCGGCGGGGAGTGGGCGGGCGCGACCCTGCTCGCCGCGGAGTACGCCCCGCCGAACAGGCGCGGTCTCTACGCGGCGTTCCCGCAGCTGGGCCCCGCGATCGCCTTCGCCCTCTCCAGCGGCACCTTCCTGCTCGTCAACCGCGCGGTCGGCGAGACCAGCCCGGCGTTCATCGAGTGGGGCTGGCGGGTGCCCTTCGTCGCCAGTGCGCTGCTCGTGATGATCGGTCTCTACGTGCGGCTCAAGGTCGAGGAGACCCCGATGTTCCGCGAGACCACCCGCACCCGGGCCAGCACCCAGGGCCCGCTCGCCGCCGCGCTGCGCCACCAGTGGCGGGAGATCCTCCTCGGCGGTGGCTCGCTGGCGATGCTCTTCGCGTTCTTCTACGTCGGCACCGCGTTCCTGACCTCGTACGGCACCACGGTGGTCGGCCTGTCCCGTGCCACCGTGCTCACCATGGGTGTCGTCGGCGCCGTCGTGTTCGGGATCGTGATCACCCTGTCCGCCGTGTTCAGCGACCGGATCGGTCGCAAGAAGGTGGTGCTCGCCTCCTGCCTGGTCGCGATCCCGTGGGGCTTCGCGCTCTTCCCGATCCTCGACCGCGGCACCGCGACGGCATTCGCGATCGGCCTGTTCGGCACGCTCGCCATCTTCGCCGTCTCCTACGGCCCGGCGGGTGCCATGCTCCCGGAGATGTTCCGCACCGAGTACCGCTACACCGGCGCCGGCATGGCCTACAACCTGGCTGGTGTGATCGGCGGCGGCACGGCGCCGTACCTCGCCTCCGACTTCGCAGAGGCCGGCAACACCAGCGCCATCGGCTGGATGCTCGCTGCCTTCGGCGCCCTCAGCGTGGTGTGCGTCCTGCTGATGGCCGAGACCCGGCACCGGGTGATGACCGACGCACCTCAGGAGGCTGACGCCGACACCCTCGCCGCGGTGAACGTGTAGTCGTCGAGCGGGAAGCGGGTGGCTTCGCGGGCGGCGCTCAGCGTCGACGTCGGGCGCAGCAGCACCGCCTCCCCGTGCTGGTTGAAGTAGTAGCTGCGGGCGGTGGCGCAGCTGCCGGCGTTGAAGACGGAGTTGCCGAGGAGGCCGGTCATCCGGTCCAGGAACCGGTCGTTGGCCTCCTCGGTGACCTCCACGACGTCGGCGCCGCGCTGGCGCATCGCGCCGAGGACCCGGCCCAGGTGGGCCATCTGGGTCTCGATCGTCGTGAAGTAGGACAGGCCCGAGTAGGAGTAGGGGCTGTTGAGCGAGAAGAAGTTGGGGAACTTCGGGACCGTGATCCCCTCGTAGGCACAGAACCGGTTGTCGCGCCACCACCTGCCGAGGTCGCGGCCCTCGCGCCCGACCACCTGCACGGCCGGGAAGTTCACGTCCCACAGGTTGAAGCCCGTCGCGAGCACCAGGACGTCGAGATCGGAGCGGTTGCCATCGGTGGTGACGATGCCCTGCGCGTCGACGTGGTCGATCGAGGTGGTCTCGAGGTCGACGTGCGGCTTCGTGAACGTCGGGTAGTAGGTGTTGGAGAACGTCGGCCGCTTGCACCCGAAGTCGTAGTCGGGGGTGAGCTTGGCGCGCAGCACCGGGTCCTTGACCTGGCGCTCGAGGTGCGCGGCGCAGACCCGCTTGCCGGCCGCGTTGGCCCACGGCAGGTCGCGGAAGTGCAGCACGCCGGCCACCATCATCACCTCGAGGATCGAGGTCCCGACCAGGCGCGTGGCCTTCTGGGTCAGCGGCACCTTCGCGAAGGCGCCCCGCACCACGCCCGGGACCGGACCGTCCAGCTTGGGGCTCACATAGATCGGCGTGCGCTGGTAGACGGTGAGGTGGTCGGCGACCTTGGCCAGCTCGGGGATGAGCTGGACGGCGGTGGCTCCGGTGCCGATGATGCCGACCCGCTTGCCCGCGAGCTCGATGTCGTCGTCCCAGCGGGTGGTGTGCACGACGGTGCCGGCGAACTCCTCGATGCCCGCGATGTCGGGCAGTCGGGGCTGGGACAGGAAGCCGGTCGCGGTGAGCAGGAAGCGGCCGCGGACCACCTCGCCGCCGGCGACCGTCACCTCCCAGGCCGCCGTGTCCTCGTCCCAGCGGGCCCCCTCGACCACGGCTCCGAAGCGCATGTGCCGGCGCAGGCCGTACTTGTCGGCGACGTGCGCGGCGTACTTCTTGAGCTCCGGCCCGGGCGCGAACAGCCGCGACCAGTGGGGGTTCGGCTCGAACGAGTAGGAGTAGGTCGAGCTGGGGATGTCGACGGCGAGACCCGGATAGCGGTTGACGTGCCAGGTGCCGCCGAGGTCGTCCTCGCGCTCGAGGATCATCAGATCGTCGTAGCCCTGGCGGTGCAGCTCGATCGCGGCACCCATGCCGCCGAAGCCGGCGCCGACGATGACGGCGTCGTGGACGTGCTGGCTCATCGGGTGGTCCTCTCGGTGGCGGCGTCGGCGAGACGCTCGGTGTAGGCCGCTCGCTCGGTGGCGTCGGCGTGGAGCGCGCGGTCGTCGCGCATCAGGCGGCGGAACCGGTCGAGGACCGGCACGGGCACCAGGTGGGAGCCGGCGGCGAGCGCGCCGACGTAGCCGGGCACCGCGATCTCGGCGTCGCGGCTGCGGACCGAGCCGACGACGGCGTCGGCGATCCGCTGGGGGGAGACTTTGGGGATCGGCTTCATGTCGAGGCCCGAGGCGAGGTCGGTGTCGACCGCCGAGGGCAGCACCGCGGTCAGGGTGACGCCGTGGGGCGCCATCTCGAGCCGGGTGGCGGCGGTGAGCCCGACGACGGCGTCCTTGCTGGCGTTGTAGACCGCGAGCCCCGGGATCGGGAACTTGCCGGCCAGTGAGGCGACGTTGACGACGTGCCCTCGGCGGCGCTCGACCATCCCGGGGAGCACCCGCCGCATGCCGTGCAGCACGCCGTGGACGTTGACCTCCATCATCAGCCGGTCGAGCGCGGGGTCCATGTCGAGGAAGGCGCCGTTGGGCATGATCCCGGCGTTGTTGACCAGCACGTCGACCGGACCGTGCTCGGCCTCGGCGGCCTCGACGAAGGCGTCGTACGACGCCCGGTCGGCGACGTCGAGGAGGTGTGCGGAGGAGCCGGTCGCGGCTGCGGTGGCTCGCGCCGTGTCGAGGTCGAGGTCGCCGAACGAGACCTTCGCCCCGCGCGCGAGGAACGCCTCGACGGTGGCCCGGCCGATGCCGCGAGCACCGCCGGTGAGCGCGACGTGCGCGCCGGCCAGATCGATGGGGGTGGGACGGGTCATCGCCGGGCCTCCAGCAGGGTGACGAGGGTGGGAGCAGTGCGGGCGGCCACCTCGCGGACGCGCTCGACCCGCGTGCGGTCCATGAAGTTGGCGCCCATGGCGGACAGGTCGGCCGGGCTCGGCTCGATCCGGTGGACGCGCGCGCCGGCAGTGCGCAGCCGGGCGACCTCGCGGTCGACCCGGCGCGTCATCGGGTGTCGGAGCAGCCGCTCGACCCGCTCGGTCCCGCGGGCGCGGGCGCCGCCGTGGCTCGACATCGGGGCGACCACCACGACCTCGTCGATCCGGCCGTCGGTGACGTGGGGGACCAAGAGGTCGGCCGAGGTGGGTGACACGGCGCCGCCGTCGACATAGTGCCGCGCGCCGATCGCGACCGGCGGGAACCAGCCGGGGATCGCCCACGAGGCCGCGATCGCCTGGCCCAGGGTGGCCTCGGGGGCGCCGGCGCGACCGAGGGGGACCCGCGCTCCGGTGCGGGCGTCCGCGGCGACCAGCCAGGTCTGCGGATGGGTCGTCCAGCCGGTCATCGGGTCGGTGAGGGCGTCGCCGAGGTCGACGAGCCACTGCGCCTTCCCGGCACC
This region of Nocardioides sp. L-11A genomic DNA includes:
- a CDS encoding biotin transporter BioY, yielding MNRRTPTTDVALIAGFAALIAVCAILPDIKTGIGVPYSLQTFGVLLAGAVLGPLRGFLCVVLYLVAGLVLPIYSGGASGISHYSGVTAGYLVAFPLAAALCGYLVYRNRQNATQFTLVFTCGLLSSFVFVHTLGPLNLAWRADLSLKEAFSFDAAYFPGDIAKNVVMALIATAVHRAFPDLAARRPAATPTDEPAPQTA
- a CDS encoding TetR family transcriptional regulator; amino-acid sequence: MVERAIEVLDEHGLAALSMRRLAGDLGVQPGALYHHFVNKDALLAAIADEILHRGRRPAEIMAWDAEAHLLCLGLRDAMRRHRDGAQLIAGVHRSDAEALERPLRAALERGGADAALARVGARTLVRFVLSHQDESDPDFTLGLGLILDGLRARLV
- the zwf gene encoding glucose-6-phosphate dehydrogenase, which encodes MAPKTQKPVTVVLFGATGDLARRKLLPGMLHLFETGLLPQLQIVGTSLDEHTTESFVHFVHEAVLEFSGDDGDMAAWPEFAKLLHWAPGTEGTSGLRAAVEKAESAWDGDRVRLHYLSVPPKAAPTVVKTIDDAGLAEGGRIIMEKPFGVDLASARKLNAELHRTFDESQIYRIDHFLGKEAAQNILAFRFANGLFEPIWHRNNIDHVQIDVPEELGLEQRADFYESTGAYRDMVVTHLFQVLAFTAMEPPTSLAPDAINDEKNKVFRSMMPIDPANVVRGQYEGYRDIAGVAPESETETFIALKCFIDNWRWAGVPFYLRTGKRLAEGARIISIAFKEPPRSMFPHNSGVGDHGPDHLTFDLADKAKMSLSFYGKRPGPGMKLDKLSMQFAMTDTTWAGSVLEAYERLIYDAARGDQTLFTSAEGIERLWEVSQPLLENPPVVRPYRQGSWGPNQIHQLVAPYAWRLPFERQWRKPNALGG
- a CDS encoding LuxR C-terminal-related transcriptional regulator, with amino-acid sequence MSLDLAQEAPTDGGRLLRTLTAFRATGHSDMAFGGPVVDNGTALAITGLHSAQTRALQGLRVRSGYGLGGKALLMGRPVSVTNYYDARGITHQYDGPVRAEQLETVTALPIVVDRSPRMIVYVGHRAQVVLGDVWYDAFLPLVRRLEREIAVDDEVRRRVGALRGLGQLPTPHAPAEVQLTRADLRDISDELADLASLVEDEALRARLVEVRNRVEHGRTPATAPAARRTPGVPTGLAAREVDVLAQVALGQSNREVAAALGLVESTVKSYLKNAMRKLHATNRVHAVRLAREAGVID
- a CDS encoding MFS transporter, whose amino-acid sequence is MSERPTPMRRVAFASCAGTTIEFYDFFIYGTAAALVFPTVFFPALGDSTASVASFATFAVAFIARPLGAIGFGHFGDRLGRKKTLISTLLLMGAATVAIGLLPGAATIGVAAPILLVTLRFLQGLAVGGEWAGATLLAAEYAPPNRRGLYAAFPQLGPAIAFALSSGTFLLVNRAVGETSPAFIEWGWRVPFVASALLVMIGLYVRLKVEETPMFRETTRTRASTQGPLAAALRHQWREILLGGGSLAMLFAFFYVGTAFLTSYGTTVVGLSRATVLTMGVVGAVVFGIVITLSAVFSDRIGRKKVVLASCLVAIPWGFALFPILDRGTATAFAIGLFGTLAIFAVSYGPAGAMLPEMFRTEYRYTGAGMAYNLAGVIGGGTAPYLASDFAEAGNTSAIGWMLAAFGALSVVCVLLMAETRHRVMTDAPQEADADTLAAVNV
- a CDS encoding NAD(P)/FAD-dependent oxidoreductase; this encodes MSQHVHDAVIVGAGFGGMGAAIELHRQGYDDLMILEREDDLGGTWHVNRYPGLAVDIPSSTYSYSFEPNPHWSRLFAPGPELKKYAAHVADKYGLRRHMRFGAVVEGARWDEDTAAWEVTVAGGEVVRGRFLLTATGFLSQPRLPDIAGIEEFAGTVVHTTRWDDDIELAGKRVGIIGTGATAVQLIPELAKVADHLTVYQRTPIYVSPKLDGPVPGVVRGAFAKVPLTQKATRLVGTSILEVMMVAGVLHFRDLPWANAAGKRVCAAHLERQVKDPVLRAKLTPDYDFGCKRPTFSNTYYPTFTKPHVDLETTSIDHVDAQGIVTTDGNRSDLDVLVLATGFNLWDVNFPAVQVVGREGRDLGRWWRDNRFCAYEGITVPKFPNFFSLNSPYSYSGLSYFTTIETQMAHLGRVLGAMRQRGADVVEVTEEANDRFLDRMTGLLGNSVFNAGSCATARSYYFNQHGEAVLLRPTSTLSAAREATRFPLDDYTFTAARVSASAS
- a CDS encoding SDR family oxidoreductase; its protein translation is MTRPTPIDLAGAHVALTGGARGIGRATVEAFLARGAKVSFGDLDLDTARATAAATGSSAHLLDVADRASYDAFVEAAEAEHGPVDVLVNNAGIMPNGAFLDMDPALDRLMMEVNVHGVLHGMRRVLPGMVERRRGHVVNVASLAGKFPIPGLAVYNASKDAVVGLTAATRLEMAPHGVTLTAVLPSAVDTDLASGLDMKPIPKVSPQRIADAVVGSVRSRDAEIAVPGYVGALAAGSHLVPVPVLDRFRRLMRDDRALHADATERAAYTERLADAATERTTR
- a CDS encoding patatin-like phospholipase family protein; this translates as MGRALVIGCGGTLGFAWTAAVLAELDRQGWDTRTADVLVGTSAGAELVALLGAGVPAAAIADRSDARVAAHLAAAGAPGRLPGLPRPALPTLGLTRAALRGRGDVLSGLAGLLPRGAGKAQWLVDLGDALTDPMTGWTTHPQTWLVAADARTGARVPLGRAGAPEATLGQAIAASWAIPGWFPPVAIGARHYVDGGAVSPTSADLLVPHVTDGRIDEVVVVAPMSSHGGARARGTERVERLLRHPMTRRVDREVARLRTAGARVHRIEPSPADLSAMGANFMDRTRVERVREVAARTAPTLVTLLEARR